CCTGTACAAGGCCAGCAAGGCGGCCTTGAACTCGATGATCAACAGCTTCGTTACTCTGCAACAGCCACAGCAAACCGTCCTGGCCATGCACCCGGGCTGGGTGAAAACCGACATGGGTGGGGAAAACGCCGAGATCGACGTGCTCACCAGCACCCGCGGCATGCTTGAGCAGATCAAGGCCAATGCCGGCAAAGGCGGCCTGCAATTCATCAACTACAAAGGCGAAAACCTGATCTGGTGAAACCTTGCGCGGTGGGTGTAGACTCGACACCTCGCCCACCGCGGCGGACCTGGATCAGCAGACAGGGCAACACTGAGCTGGCTAACCTGAACCCACTTTCAGAGGAGCCGGCACCATGCCTGCGACCCGTATCTGGTTGAAAAACCCCCTGGCCATCTTCACCGCCAACACCCTCGACGCCCGTGGCGGCCTGGTCATCGAAGACGGCCGTATCAACGAAGTTCTCGGCCTAGGGCAAGCCCCGGCCCGCCCCTGTGGACAAGTCTTCGACGCCCGCGAACACGTGGTGCTGCCGGGGCTTATCAACACCCACCACCACTTCTACCAGACCCTGACCCGCGCCTGGGCGCCGGTGGTCAATCAGCCTTTGTTCCCCTGGCTGAAAACCCTCTACCCGGTCTGGGCCCGGCTGACCCCGGCCAAGCTTGAACTGGCGACCCGCGTGGCCCTGGCCGAGCTGTTACTGTCGGGCTGCACCACTGCCGCCGACCACCATTACCTGTTCCCCGATGGCCTGGAAAACGCCATCGACGTGCAGGTCGAAGCGGTGCGCAAACTGGGCATGCGCGCCATGCTCACCCGTGGCTCCATGAGCCTGGGCGAAGCCGACGGCGGCCTGCCGCCGCAACAGACAGTGCAACAGGGCGAAGTGATCCTGGCCGACAGCCAGCGACTTATCCACAGCTACCACGAGCGTGGCGACGGTGCGCAGATCCAGATCGCCCTGGCCCCCTGCTCGCCGTTCTCGGTCACCCCTGAGATCATGCGCGCCAGCGCTGACCTCGCCGCAGAGCTGGACGTGCGCCTGCACACCCACCTGGCTGAAACCCTCGACGAAGAAGACTTCTGCCTGCAGCGTTTCGGCCTGCGCACGGTCGATTACCTCGACAGCGTCGGCTGGCTCGGGCCGCGCACCTGGCTGGCCCATGGCATCCATTTCAATCCGGACGAGATCGCCCGCCTGGGCGCCGCCGGCACCGGCATCTGCCATTGCCCGAGTTCAAACATGCGCCTGGCTTCGGGCATCTGCCCGACCCTGGAACTGACCGGCGCCGGCGCGCCAGTGGGCTTGGGCGTGGACGGTTCGGCCTCCAACGACGCGTCGAACATGATCCTCGAAGCGCGCCAGGCCCTGTACCTGCAACGGCTTCGCTATGGCGCCGAGGCGATCACCCCGGAGCTGGTGCTGGGCTGGGCCACCCGCGGCTCGGCGCAGTTGCTCGGGCGTACCGACATCGGCGAACTGGCGGTGGGCAAACAGGCTGACCTGGCCTTGTTCAAACTCGATGAACTGCGCTTCTCCGGTAGCCACGATCCACTCTCGGCGCTGCTGCTATGCGGCGCCGACCGCGCTGACCGGGTCATGGTCGGCGGCCAGTGGCGGGTGACCGATGGCCAGATCGAAGGCCTCGACGTGCAGAAACTGATCGCCGATCACCGTCAGGCCGCCGCCCAGTTGATCGCTGGCTGAAGGCTCAAAGGCCGAGCAATGCCAGCATGATGAAGGTGGCGAACAGCACGAAGTGGGTCATGCCCTCGATCGCGTTGGTTTCGCCATCGTTCAGGTTGATCGCGCTGACAATCAGGGTGATGAAGATCATCACCGTTTGCACCGGTGTCATGGCCATCTGGAACGGCTGGCCAGTGTAGAGCGCCATCGCCTCCATCAGCGGAACGGTCAATATCACCGTGGACAGCGACGCGCCCAGGGCGATATTGACCACCGACTGCATGCGGTTGGCCAATGCTGCGCGCAAGGCAGTGAGAATCTCCGGGGCGGCAGAAATGGCCGCCACCACAATAGCCATCAGCACCGGCGGCGCGCCGCTGCCTTCGAGGCCGTAGTCCAGGGTGTGCGACATGACTTCGGCAAGCAGGCCGATGATCACCACGCCGCTGACCAGAATCGCGATCGAGCGGACTTTATTCACCGGCGCCGGTGTACCGCCCTGCGGGTCGCGGCGCTTTTTCTGTGGATAGCTGTAACTGAAGAAGTAACTGTGCGGCCCGACCTGCATGCGCAGGAACAAGGCATAGAGCACCACCATCGCGGCGATGGTGAACCCCGAATAGAGCTTCCAGTCGGCCCGCGGAATGAACTCCGGCACCACCATCGACACGCCCATGGCAGTCATGATCATCACGCTATAGGTGCGCGCCGAATCATCGTTGTACGACTGCTCGCCATGCTTGAGCCCGCCCATCAGCGCGGCCAGGCCGAGGATGCCATTGATGTCGAGCATCACCGCCGAATAGATGGTGTCCCGCACCAGGGTCGGCGACGCCTGGTTGCTCATCATGATCGCCAGGATCAACACCTCGACCAGCACCGCCGACAGGGTCAGGATCATGGTGCCGTAAGGGTCGCCGACTTTTTCCGCAAGCAGCTCGGCGTGCTGGGCCACGCGCATCGAGGCACAGATGATCGCCGCCACCAGCACCGCGCCGGCAAACAGCGCCACGCCATGGCCATGTCCGAGCAGTTGGCCCTGCAGCGGCCAGGCCAGCGCGGCCAGCAGCACTGCGAGCAGCAGCGGCTTTTCCTGATTAAGAAGTGCAAGCATCGGCGGCCCTGCGCAGGTGGGTACTGGCTAGTGACTGTAGTCACTGTAGAAGGTTTCCCCGGCCAACCGCCTGGTCAGCTTTCTCCGCGCGGGCAGCGCAAGCTCTGTAGAATGGCGGCAACCGCACCTGATGAGATTTCACCACTATGTACGACTGGCTTAACGCTCTGCCCAAGGCAGAATTGCACCTGCACCTGGAAGGATCGCTGGAGCCCGAGTTGCTGTTCGCCCTGGCCGAGCGCAACAAGATCGCCCTGCCCTGGAATGATGTCGAAGCCCTGCGCGACGCCTACGCGTTCAACAACCTGCAAGAATTTCTCGACCTCTACTATCAGGGTGCCGACGTATTGCGCACCGAGCAGGACTTCTACGACCTGACCTGGGCCTATCTGCAGCGCTGCAAGGCGCAGAACGTGATTCACACCGAGCCGTTCTTCGACCCGCAGACCCACACCGATCGCGGTATCCCTTTCGAAGTGGTGCTCAACGGCATCAGCGGCGCACTCAAGGATGGCCAGCAACAACTGGGCATCAGCAGCGGCCTGATCCTCAGCTTCCTGCGCCACCTCAGTGAAGAAGAAGCGCACAAGACCCTCGACCAGGCCCTGCCGTTTCGCGATGCCTTCATCGCCGTCGGCCTCGACAGCTCGGAAATGGGCCATCCGCCGAGCAAGTTCCAGCGCGTGTTCGACCGTGCCCGCAGTGAAGGCTTCCTGACCGTTGCCCACGCCGGTGAAGAAGGCCCGCCCGAGTACATCTGGGAAGCGATCGACCTGCTCAAGATCCAGCGGATCGACCACGGCGTGCGCGCCATCGAGGACGAGCGGCTGATGCAGCGGATCATCGACGAGCAAATCCCGCTGACCGTCTGCCCACTGTCCAACACCAAGTTGTGCGTGTTCGACCATATGAGCCAGCACAACATCCTCGACATGCTCGAGCGTGGCGTGAAGGTCACGGTCAATTCCGATGACCCGGCGTACTTCGGTGGCTACGTCACCGAGAACTTCCAAGCCCTGCATGAACACCTGGGCATGACCCAGGAACAGGCACGGCGCCTGGCGCAGAACAGCCTGGATGCGCGGTTGGTCAAACCCTGACGGGCGGAAGGTGGGAACGGATTCGCCACGAAGGGTCGCACAGCGGCCCCACAGACCGGACTGCGATGCAGTCCTTCGCGGCGATCCGACGTACCGGTGAATCTGCTCCCACTCCGCCCCCCGGAAGTTGTGCCAACCCCGAGTGTCACGGCATCTGCCTTCGGGCGCATTGTCAGCAGCGACCTCGCCAGACACCGTACCTCCTGGGTTCAGCCAGCAGTCTTCAACACGGCAACCTGGGCCATACGGTTGATGTGAGCCAGACCTGCGGCACTGATCTGCAGCATGCGCGAGGTTTCACTCTCGCGGATCCAGCCAGACTGCAAGAACAGCTTGAGCAGGCTACTGCCCAGCGCGCCGCCCAGATGCGGGCGATGATCACTCCACTCACTGCAACAGCGGCAACTGCTGAAGCTTCGACGTTGATGCTGGGCCAGCGCCTCGATGAAAATGCCGTAGGTGGCGAACTGGCTACGTCCATACTGGGTGACTTCGATGTGCTGCTCGCTGCCCTCCAGCCAGCCAGCATCGAACAGGCGCTGATAAAGGTCCGCCGCCAGCTCGCCCCCCAGGTGATCACCGCACAGCCTCGCCCGGCGCATGGACAACGGGATGCCGCCCACCTCTTGTTCGCGGCTGTCTTCGGGGGTTTTGACCTGAACACTGGCCAGCGCTTCGACAGCCGCGCCGACCTCCGGCGCGGCCAGCCTGAAATAACGTTTGCGCCCCCGCGGCTCCAGCTTCAACAAGCCACTGGCCGACAACCTGGCCAGGTGGGCACAGGCCGAAGAAGGCGTCAGCCCGGCCATGCTGGCAAGCTCATCGGAAGGACGGGCCATACCATCGATCAAGGCCCATAGCATTGCACTGCGTTTCGGGTCGGCCAACAAGCTGGCGATCTGGCTGATACTTGTTACTGGCTTCATATCTCAAACTCCCTGCGAGATCATGTCTGATATCGATTGATTAACCATGTCGGCAGCATTTACTGCGAGGTGTCCGATGCCAGAAAAGCAGGAAGTGGAAGTTATCAGAACGTCGTGTGAGAGGCGTCAGTTGCCGCCCTGGACATGGAAGTATCTCTCGCTGGAAATGACTGCTGGATCCATTATAAGCCGCGTTGCGCGAACTTAATCCGGCGGATCTCCATGGTATGGGCAACCTTGGCAGGGGCCGTCTTCAAAGGCTCTGCAGAGACGTTTGCACATCTGCAGCCCAAGCCCCACGTTACATATCTTGCCCGCAACTGGCGGATTATTCTTGACGTTATATCGCCAGATAAAACCTACAATAAATTTTACTGTAACTCACAAATGCTACCTGCTAACCACGTAGGAATGTGGGAAATTCAAATTACTTTAGCCTGTAATACCAGGCAACTTCTCAAACAATGCCTGACAACGAGCTCGAAGCATATTTCGCAACAACTGCACCGGCTTGCCCAGTTGCGCCCGGTGCGTGCACATCAGGTTCAACGGCGCGGCTTCACCATGCACGTGAGGCAACAGTAACCTCAAGCGCCCGGCCTGCACGTCATAGGCCACATCCAGCCAGGACTTGTAAGCGATGCCGACACCCGCCAGCGCCCAGCGCCGAACCACATCGGCATCGTCACAAAAGCGATCGCCGCTGACGCTCACGCCCACCTCATTGGCGCCCTCGCCAAAGCGCCAATGGTCATGCACGCGGTTGCCAAGCTGGTACAGCAGGCAATT
This portion of the Pseudomonas sp. SORT22 genome encodes:
- a CDS encoding 8-oxoguanine deaminase codes for the protein MPATRIWLKNPLAIFTANTLDARGGLVIEDGRINEVLGLGQAPARPCGQVFDAREHVVLPGLINTHHHFYQTLTRAWAPVVNQPLFPWLKTLYPVWARLTPAKLELATRVALAELLLSGCTTAADHHYLFPDGLENAIDVQVEAVRKLGMRAMLTRGSMSLGEADGGLPPQQTVQQGEVILADSQRLIHSYHERGDGAQIQIALAPCSPFSVTPEIMRASADLAAELDVRLHTHLAETLDEEDFCLQRFGLRTVDYLDSVGWLGPRTWLAHGIHFNPDEIARLGAAGTGICHCPSSNMRLASGICPTLELTGAGAPVGLGVDGSASNDASNMILEARQALYLQRLRYGAEAITPELVLGWATRGSAQLLGRTDIGELAVGKQADLALFKLDELRFSGSHDPLSALLLCGADRADRVMVGGQWRVTDGQIEGLDVQKLIADHRQAAAQLIAG
- a CDS encoding helix-turn-helix transcriptional regulator, which encodes MKPVTSISQIASLLADPKRSAMLWALIDGMARPSDELASMAGLTPSSACAHLARLSASGLLKLEPRGRKRYFRLAAPEVGAAVEALASVQVKTPEDSREQEVGGIPLSMRRARLCGDHLGGELAADLYQRLFDAGWLEGSEQHIEVTQYGRSQFATYGIFIEALAQHQRRSFSSCRCCSEWSDHRPHLGGALGSSLLKLFLQSGWIRESETSRMLQISAAGLAHINRMAQVAVLKTAG
- a CDS encoding calcium:proton antiporter, which gives rise to MLALLNQEKPLLLAVLLAALAWPLQGQLLGHGHGVALFAGAVLVAAIICASMRVAQHAELLAEKVGDPYGTMILTLSAVLVEVLILAIMMSNQASPTLVRDTIYSAVMLDINGILGLAALMGGLKHGEQSYNDDSARTYSVMIMTAMGVSMVVPEFIPRADWKLYSGFTIAAMVVLYALFLRMQVGPHSYFFSYSYPQKKRRDPQGGTPAPVNKVRSIAILVSGVVIIGLLAEVMSHTLDYGLEGSGAPPVLMAIVVAAISAAPEILTALRAALANRMQSVVNIALGASLSTVILTVPLMEAMALYTGQPFQMAMTPVQTVMIFITLIVSAINLNDGETNAIEGMTHFVLFATFIMLALLGL
- a CDS encoding adenosine deaminase, with translation MYDWLNALPKAELHLHLEGSLEPELLFALAERNKIALPWNDVEALRDAYAFNNLQEFLDLYYQGADVLRTEQDFYDLTWAYLQRCKAQNVIHTEPFFDPQTHTDRGIPFEVVLNGISGALKDGQQQLGISSGLILSFLRHLSEEEAHKTLDQALPFRDAFIAVGLDSSEMGHPPSKFQRVFDRARSEGFLTVAHAGEEGPPEYIWEAIDLLKIQRIDHGVRAIEDERLMQRIIDEQIPLTVCPLSNTKLCVFDHMSQHNILDMLERGVKVTVNSDDPAYFGGYVTENFQALHEHLGMTQEQARRLAQNSLDARLVKP